GGTGCGCGTCGCGCCCACCGACCACCGGCCGGTCGCGCCGACCATCGCCTTCCGCGTCGATCACAGCGGCGCCTCGGTGGTGCTCGCCGGCGATACCGTGCCGTGCGCCACCCTGGACGCGCTGACCTCCGGAGCGGGTGCACTGGTACACACCGCGATTCGTCGCGATCTGATCGATGCGGTGCCCCTGCAACGGGTCCGCGACATCTGCGACTATCACTCCACCGTGGAACAGGCCGCCGATACCGCCGCGCGGGCCGGGGTCGGCATCCTTATCCTGACCCATTACGTGCCCGCCATGGCACCGGGCACCGAGGATCAGTGGCGGGCGCTGGCCGCCACCACGTTCGACCGCCAGATCGAACTCGGCAACGATCTGCACCGGGTGCAGGTACACCCGGGCGTGTGCACTGCCACCTCCTGAATCAGGCCAGCCGGGTGATCTCCACCACCACGTCCAGATCCGTGGAGCCCTCCCCGGAGTAGATCCCCTTCAGCGGCGCCACATCGGCGTAATCACGGCCCACCCCCACGGTGATGTACTGCTCATTGATATCGGTGTCGTTGGTCGGGTCGTAATTCCACCACCCGCCGGTCCAGGCCTGCACCCAGGCATGGCTCTGCCCGTCGATGGTGTCCCCCACCACCGCCTTGCGTTTGGGGTGCAGATAGCCCGACACGTAGCGGGCCGGAATCCCCATGCTGCGCAACAGGATCAATGTCAGGTGCGCAAAGTCCTGGCACACCCCTTTACCCTCGCGCAGGGCATCCAGACCCGATGAGTGCACACCGGTGGTCCCCGGGACGTAGTCGAGTTCGCTGTGCACCCAGTTCGCGGCGGCCACCACGGCATCCTGCGGTTCGTATTCCTTGGCTATCCGCTGCCCGACCCGGTGGATACGCTTGCTGGCCGGGGTGTAATCGGTCGGGCTGAGCAGTTCGTCGAACTTGTCGATGACCGCCTCTGCCCGCAGATCCTCCCAACTGACCGCCTCTTCGGGCATCTCACCGACCTCGGTCTCGACCACCGAGGACGAGGTGACCTCCAATTCGGTGTGCGGGGCGTGCAGGTCGAACGAGGTCACCGCGGTACCCCAGTAATCGACATAACGGTAGGACCGGGTCGCCGGGACGGTCTCCACCCTGTTGAGGATGACGTTCTGCCGGGAATCCGATCGGGGGGTCAACCGGGCTTCGTTGAACGACGCCGTGACCGGTGACTTGTAGGCGTATCCGGTCGCGTGGACCACGCGCATCCGCCACATCTGTCAGATCTCCCCTTCTTCGATGACGACCGCGCCGTGCTTACCCGCATCGGTCCAGGCGACCCACGGAGCGGAGTGGAAGTACTGCACCGCCAACGCCTCACTGACATCGGCGCAGGTCTTCTGCAGACCCGCGAGGTGGTCGGCCAACGACTCCAGCAGCAGACCGGGCTGCAGGAACTCCAGTTCACTGCGTGCCCGTCCCAGCAGACGTTGCGCCTCACCGGTGGAACCGATGCGGTTGTGGACGCCGTTCTGCAGCTCCTCGAGACTGTGCTCGGCCAACCGCAGTGAATAGAACACCGACCGCGGGAACAGCCGGTCCAGCAGCAGGAACTCGACGACGCGCCCGGCGTCGAGCACGCCGCGGTAGGTG
This DNA window, taken from Mycolicibacterium neoaurum, encodes the following:
- a CDS encoding transglutaminase family protein: MWRMRVVHATGYAYKSPVTASFNEARLTPRSDSRQNVILNRVETVPATRSYRYVDYWGTAVTSFDLHAPHTELEVTSSSVVETEVGEMPEEAVSWEDLRAEAVIDKFDELLSPTDYTPASKRIHRVGQRIAKEYEPQDAVVAAANWVHSELDYVPGTTGVHSSGLDALREGKGVCQDFAHLTLILLRSMGIPARYVSGYLHPKRKAVVGDTIDGQSHAWVQAWTGGWWNYDPTNDTDINEQYITVGVGRDYADVAPLKGIYSGEGSTDLDVVVEITRLA